Below is a genomic region from Maridesulfovibrio ferrireducens.
GGCATTCGAGAATAGCAATATGTTCACGCTTGGGGTCAATGACGAATGCGACAGCAGGAGCACCGTTAAGGTCTTTAATGCCGCCGAGTGCGAGGGTAAGTTTTTTAACCTCGCGGCCCATCATTACGATTTCCTTTTTTGGGAAACGTTTGATGGAACCGTCTTCGAACATTTCTTCAAGGTTTTTAAGGCGATCAATGCGGCGTTTGATTGTCTGGAAGTTGGTAAGAGTTCCACCCATCCAGCGATGTGTTACATGAAACATACCTGCACGGGTAGCTTCAGTTGCAACTGCTTCCTGAGCCTGACGCTTAGTACCGATGAAAAGAACTTTTCCACCTTTTGCGACAGAGTCAGCAATGAAATCGTGAGCTTTACGGAAAAGCTTAACAGTCTGCTGGAGGTCCATGATGTGGATTCCGTTACGTGCGCCGAAGATGTAAGGACGCATTTTTGGATTCCATCTACGGGTCTGGTGACCGAAATGAACGCCTGTTTCCAGCATCTGTTTCATAGTTACATATGCCATAATAATTCTCCTGGGTTTTTCTTCCATCCCGGCATCAACAGACTTCACAACAATTGTGAAGCACCCTTATTCGACCGGAATGTGCGAATTTAGCTACGCACAACTACGGGAAAATTGATTTGAAATCAACCCTTGGTGCGAGCAAAAAAAAAATAGTTTGAAACTGTCGGGTTTAACCCTTTTACCCAAGCCCTCGTATTATTGAACAGGAGTCCGGATCGACTCATCTTTTACCACTGTATTGGTTAAGATTCCTATTCCTTCAATTTCGACTTCGACCGAGTCTCCAGCTGATAAAGTTCCGATTCCCGGCGGGGTGCCTGTTAAAATAACATCGCCCGGGGTGAGAGTCATGACATGCGAAATAAAACTGATAAGTTCCGAAGGGCTATATATCATATCTGATGTATTTCCTTCCTGCCTGACTTTACCGTTAACACTGGTTCTCAGTGTTAAAGAGTTAGGATCGGCAACTGCTGTTTCGATACAGGGGCCTATCGGGGCAAAAGTGTCAAATCCTTTAGCCCGTGCGAAAAGTTTATCTTTCTTCTGTAGATCTCGAGCCGTTACGTCGTTGGCGCAAGTATATCCGAATACATGCTTTGCTGCATTTTCAGGCAGTATGTTTTTCCCGGCCTGACCTATTACAATTGCCAGTTCGCCTTCATAGTCAACCTGTTCGGACATGGCCGGAATGATGATTTTACCGCCGTTACCTATTACTGAGGATGGTGGCTTAAGGAATATCAGGGGTTCTTCCGGGAGGTCCATATTCAGTTCACGTGCATGTTCTTTATAGTTAAGACCTGCACATATTATTTTTGAAGGGACAGCAATCGGAAGTATTGTGCATTCAGATATCGGAAATGCGTTTTGGTTACCATTTTTTGACAGGAGCGGCTTGAAAACATCTCCCTCTTCAAATGTTGCGTAAAAGATAGCCCCGTTATGTTTAATTCTGAATACTTTCATTTTAACCCTTTAAGCTGTTTTTTAATTATAATTGTGACAACGTAGCACAATTTGTTATAAAATTCATATAAGTCTTTTGGGGTAAATACTACTTATTTACACATCGCATCGGGAGTCTATTTCCTGAGCTTCATTTCCGGTCAGCGTGATAATGAGCGGGATAACTACCGGGTCACGGCCTAGTACTTTGCGGAAAAATCTTCGTAATGCGGAACGAATTCTTTCTTTTAATTTAATAGTCTGTCCCGGAGGTATATTTTCAAAAACATCCAGAATAATGCATTTCGCGTCTTCGAGAAGATGTGAGTATTGTTGTTCAAAAACAAACCCTTTGGATGTTACTTCCGGTCCTCGGAGAATTTCTCCGGTGTTAACGTCAATCACGATGGTTACGATGACGAGCCCTTCTCCGGCTAAAAGCTGACGTTCTTTAATGACAGTCTGTCCGACATCTCCAACCCCTTTGCCGTCCACGAGTGTGCATTGAACTGGGATAACCTTTTCAACACGTATTCCATGAGTCAGAAAAGTGATAGGCTCGCCGTCTTCTATAACTAAAGCTTTTTCAGGATCAACTCCTGTTTCCACAGCAAGTCTGGAATGCTTGACCAGATGTCTGTATTCACCATGAACAGGGATGAAATATTTCGGCTTAACGGTTTCAAGCATGGTCCGCAGTTCTTCTTTGTACGCGTGGCCTGATGCATGAATGCCGTGTTTTTGCTCATGAAGAACTTCAGCTCCGAGCTTGTAGAGTCTATTGATGACCCGTGTAATGGCTTTTGTATTGCCGGGAATGGAGCGGGAAGACATCAGGACGAGATCACCTTTTTTTATCCTGAGCTGGCGATGTTCCCCGGTCGACAGTCTTGAAAGTGCAGCAAGAGGTTCCCCTTGCGAGCCTGTGACAAGCAGAACGACTTCATGGTCGTCGTAATACGGCAGGTCTTCTATCTCGATAATTGTAGAAGATGAAACATGTAGTTGCCCCAGATCGCGCGCCAGATCGATATTCCTTGCAAGGCTTCGTCCGCTGATTCCGACTTTTCTGTCAGTTTCAACTGCAAGGTCGAATATTTCCTGCATGCGCTGGATGTGGCTTGAAAAAAGAGTAACTAAAATTCGTCCTTCAGCTTCTTCAAAAATTCCTCTCATGGACCCTTTGATGTCTCTTTCAGTCAGGGCATGCCCATCCTGTTCGACATTTGTTGAGTCTGAGAGAAGCAGGGTGACTCCTTGCTCGGAAAATTTGCTGATGCCATCAAGGTCTGTTTTATGTCCGTCAAGAGGAGTGCGGTCGATCTTAAAGTCACCTGTGTGGATTATTCGTCCGACAGGAGTTTCAATCCCGAGTGCAAAACCATCTACTATAGAATGGCAGACGGGAAAAAAGTTAAAAAACAAATCACCGAACTGAACTCTATCATGAGCTTTAACTTCATGCAGATCTATATAATCAATGAGATTGTGTTCTTTCAGTTTGTTTTCAACAAGTCCAAGAGTAAATTTTGAACCATAGACAGGTACATTAATATAAGGAAGAAGCCACGGCAGAGCTCCGATATGATCTTCGTGTCCGTGCGTTAAAACAATCGCTTTGAGGCGATGTTTCAGAGCAAGAATATGGTCAAAGCGCGGGATGGCAATATCTACACCGAAAAGAGCGTTGTCGGGAAAGATTAATCCGCAATCAACAACAACGACAGTTTCCTCAGTGCTGAGCATCATGCAGTTAAGACCGATTTCTCCAAGTCCTCCGAGTGGGCATACCGTTAACTGGTGCTCACTCATGCCT
It encodes:
- the rpsB gene encoding 30S ribosomal protein S2, whose product is MAYVTMKQMLETGVHFGHQTRRWNPKMRPYIFGARNGIHIMDLQQTVKLFRKAHDFIADSVAKGGKVLFIGTKRQAQEAVATEATRAGMFHVTHRWMGGTLTNFQTIKRRIDRLKNLEEMFEDGSIKRFPKKEIVMMGREVKKLTLALGGIKDLNGAPAVAFVIDPKREHIAILECRKLGIPVVAVVDSNCDPDMVDYIIPGNDDAIRAIKLFAAHMADACLEGAARRKEDNEIAEEKVKATEKAVAPETKVEEAKAEATKAAAPEAKAEATTPEAV
- a CDS encoding fumarylacetoacetate hydrolase family protein, which encodes MKVFRIKHNGAIFYATFEEGDVFKPLLSKNGNQNAFPISECTILPIAVPSKIICAGLNYKEHARELNMDLPEEPLIFLKPPSSVIGNGGKIIIPAMSEQVDYEGELAIVIGQAGKNILPENAAKHVFGYTCANDVTARDLQKKDKLFARAKGFDTFAPIGPCIETAVADPNSLTLRTSVNGKVRQEGNTSDMIYSPSELISFISHVMTLTPGDVILTGTPPGIGTLSAGDSVEVEIEGIGILTNTVVKDESIRTPVQ
- a CDS encoding ribonuclease J — protein: MSEHQLTVCPLGGLGEIGLNCMMLSTEETVVVVDCGLIFPDNALFGVDIAIPRFDHILALKHRLKAIVLTHGHEDHIGALPWLLPYINVPVYGSKFTLGLVENKLKEHNLIDYIDLHEVKAHDRVQFGDLFFNFFPVCHSIVDGFALGIETPVGRIIHTGDFKIDRTPLDGHKTDLDGISKFSEQGVTLLLSDSTNVEQDGHALTERDIKGSMRGIFEEAEGRILVTLFSSHIQRMQEIFDLAVETDRKVGISGRSLARNIDLARDLGQLHVSSSTIIEIEDLPYYDDHEVVLLVTGSQGEPLAALSRLSTGEHRQLRIKKGDLVLMSSRSIPGNTKAITRVINRLYKLGAEVLHEQKHGIHASGHAYKEELRTMLETVKPKYFIPVHGEYRHLVKHSRLAVETGVDPEKALVIEDGEPITFLTHGIRVEKVIPVQCTLVDGKGVGDVGQTVIKERQLLAGEGLVIVTIVIDVNTGEILRGPEVTSKGFVFEQQYSHLLEDAKCIILDVFENIPPGQTIKLKERIRSALRRFFRKVLGRDPVVIPLIITLTGNEAQEIDSRCDV